The Cryptosporangium minutisporangium genome segment CCAGGGTCGGCCGGTGGTGACCACGGCGTGGAGCTGCCGCAGGATCGCGGCGGCGATCACGGCTTGGGCCTGAGTAACGCTGAGCCGGTTGGTCTCCCGCGTGGTCAGGTGTGTGAACCGGGCGGCGTAGACGGGGTTGGCTCGTTGGGCGCCCCAGACCGCGCGCCAGGCGGCCAGCCGGAGTCCAGGGCGGCCTTGGCCGGTGAGTTTGGTGCGGCCGACGAACGCGCCGGACAGCTTCTCCCGCGGGGCCAGGCCAGCGTGTTTGACCAGCGCCCGCGCGGAGGCGAATCGATGTGGGTCGCCTGTTTCGGCCAGGATGGCCGCCGCACCCAGCGGCGAGATCCCGGGAATCGAGACGACCAGGCCGGTCAGTCCATGATGGTCCAGAAAGGCCGTCATCCGCGCCTGGACGTCCTCGAGCCGGCGGTGGGTCTCGTGCCAGTCGCTCAGGATCAACCCGACCCGCTCGAGGGCGCCGCGCCGGTGCGCGGTCACGCCGGCCGAATCCTCGAGCGCGGCGAACAGCAGCCGGGCGATGCGCAGGCAAGGCCGGGTCCGCCCACGGCGGACGACTTCCCGACGGATCGCGGTCTCCCAACGCTCCAGGCCCAGGCGGCGCGCCCGCGCCAGGTCCCCGCCATCACGATCGAAGAGGACCGACAGCGCCGCGGTCCAGGTCACCGACCGGAACGGTTGCCGCGCGGCCTGCAACGCGGCGGGCCAGACGCACTCCAGCAACGCCCGGACCTGCTGCACCTGCCGGCCGGACTCGGTCAGCAGCTGCATCCGCCGTGCGCCCAGATGCCGCAACCGGCCCCACTCCTCGTCGACCGGCTCGGGAACGTAGCAGCGCAGCTGCGCGGTCAGCCGCGCGATCAGCACCGCGTCTTTCTCATCGGTTTTGTCCCAGGTCAGATCCTCGCTGCGGCGCGCCCAGGAAGTCACGACCGGCTGCACGCAGACGAACGGCATCTCGCGCTCGGCAGCCAGTTGACCGAGCACTCTCCACCGGTGACCGGTCGGCTCACACGCCACCGTCGCCCCGGCGAAGCCCGCCGCGCCAGCCTGTTTGGCCGCCCAATCCAGCGCCGTTCCCAGTTTCCACGCCGGGCAGCGGAACGTTCTTCGCGCCAGCACCTGCGAATCGTGGTCGCACACCACAACCATCTGCTTCGCATCAGCCAGATCAATCCCGACGATCGCATTCGACACCGGCACCAGAGCTCGTAACCGACCCAGCCGCGCGTTGCGGTTGCGATCACCCCGGGAAATGCCGCTACCGTTTCTCACCGAACGTCCTCCTCCTGCGATGGGACACCAAGCCCAACAAGCGCATCAGGAGGACGTTCCTAACGCCCTGAACGACACGCACAACGTCTTCCTATGCCGCGGCGGTCGCGGCAGCGGCGTTGTGCAGGGCGGGTGGGAGCACGCTGGTGTAGGTGTCGGCGGTGAGCACGATGCTGGCGTGCCCGAGCTGGTCTTGGATGAGTTTCAGATCGGCGCCGGCGCAGTGTGCGGGGCTGGCGGCGCCGTGGCGGAGGTCGTGCAGACGTCCTGGTGGTAGGCCGAGGTTCTTGCGCAGGAGCCGGAATCGGTTGGTGATGTAGCTCGGGCGCAGTGGCGGGCCGTCGGTTTTGGTGAAGACGTAGCTGGTGTCGGTCCAAGCTTCGCCGGCGGCGCGGCGTTCGAAGCGTTGCTGCTGGGCGTGGGCGCGGGGGATCGCGACGGTGTGCGGGTCGAGAGCGACGGTGCGGCGGCTGGCGGCGCTCTTGGGTGCCCCGACCAGGATCGCGCCGGTGACCTCGACGCGCTGTTGGGCGATCATCAGCTGACGGGCGCCGAGGTCGAGGTCGCACCACCGCAGGCCGGCGGCTTCGCCGCGGCGCAGGCCGCGCAGGGCAATCGGGTGCCAGAGGGCGTGCAGCCGGTCGGTGTTGGTGCCTTGCAGGAAGGTGGCGAATTGCTCGGCGGTCCAGACGGTGACCGGTTCACGTTCGCCGGTGCGTCGCCAGGTCTGGACGCGGGGTTCGGTCCAGACCACTGCGTGCGGGCGCCGGGCGGGGCGAGTTCGATCCGTCGGGCGGGGTTGTCGGTGACGAGGCCTTCGGATCGCGGCGTTGAACGCCGCCCCGCAGGGTGGCTTTCACTCGGTGGAGGGTGGAGCCGGCGAGCGGTTCGCCGTAGCGGTTGCGCTGTTGAGCGAGGGCGGCGAAGGCCTCGGTGAGCTATGGGGCGGTGACCTGTCCAAGGCGATAGTATGTTCTGACCAGCATTATTGGCGCGTCACTACGCTAAGAGCTTACGTACCGCCTTGCCGATAGCTGGATACTCCGTTTATCATTCAAATTGCGTACACAAACGTGCCGATACCTTCGCAAGTTCAGGCGCCAGTCCCCAGGGATGGGCAACCGGCCAGCTCCTGTCAATGTGTAGTTCAATACTTCCACCACAGTGCAGCACATTGCGGGCAGCCGACATTCATGTACCCGCTGGAATCCCGTTTCATGTCGTCGGGCCACGCGTCGATAGCGTGGATCACAGCCGAGCATTTCGGGCACGTGGTGTAGTGCGCCCCACCCTGCCGCACGGTCTCGGCATCGCCACGTTGCACCGCAGCCACCATCTGTGCGAGCCAGTCCACGAAGTCGATCGGTTCGCTACGGGAGCTTGCCTTGTCGAACGCGTCCCGATCCGCCGTCAAGTCGTCGGATGACCGTTTGTGGCCCGATAACCGCCTGAACCAGCCCATTGGTTCGACTCCTCGTAGCCTCAGCCCGGTGCCAAGCCCCAGGCAATCGATCAACAACCTCAGGCGGTCGCATTCATCT includes the following:
- a CDS encoding site-specific integrase — its product is MVWTEPRVQTWRRTGEREPVTVWTAEQFATFLQGTNTDRLHALWHPIALRGLRRGEAAGLRWCDLDLGARQLMIAQQRVEVTGAILVGAPKSAASRRTVALDPHTVAIPRAHAQQQRFERRAAGEAWTDTSYVFTKTDGPPLRPSYITNRFRLLRKNLGLPPGRLHDLRHGAASPAHCAGADLKLIQDQLGHASIVLTADTYTSVLPPALHNAAAATAAA
- a CDS encoding IS110 family transposase — its product is MRNGSGISRGDRNRNARLGRLRALVPVSNAIVGIDLADAKQMVVVCDHDSQVLARRTFRCPAWKLGTALDWAAKQAGAAGFAGATVACEPTGHRWRVLGQLAAEREMPFVCVQPVVTSWARRSEDLTWDKTDEKDAVLIARLTAQLRCYVPEPVDEEWGRLRHLGARRMQLLTESGRQVQQVRALLECVWPAALQAARQPFRSVTWTAALSVLFDRDGGDLARARRLGLERWETAIRREVVRRGRTRPCLRIARLLFAALEDSAGVTAHRRGALERVGLILSDWHETHRRLEDVQARMTAFLDHHGLTGLVVSIPGISPLGAAAILAETGDPHRFASARALVKHAGLAPREKLSGAFVGRTKLTGQGRPGLRLAAWRAVWGAQRANPVYAARFTHLTTRETNRLSVTQAQAVIAAAILRQLHAVVTTGRPWDPRIAAHGTRTAQVAPLAA